One window of Gloeothece citriformis PCC 7424 genomic DNA carries:
- the nagA gene encoding N-acetylglucosamine-6-phosphate deacetylase: protein MIRIRNARIPGYLGLQEIEITPLKMIEQIKPMEEEVLEENQRAIIDVEGDWISLGGVDLQINGGLGLAFPDVTAKDLLKLEDICDFLWTKGVDGFLPTLVTTSVENFQRSLSVFQEFIEKQKANNRLTAQVLGVHLEGPFLNYEKRGAHPEQYLLKPSLEAVEKIIASYEKIVKIITLAPELEVTGEVIENLHSRGIIVSLGHSEATAKEAKQAFQKGASMVTHAFNAMPSLHHREPGLLGEAIVTENVYCGFIADGHHVSPTMLTILLRACQGEKGAFLVSDALAPLGLPDGIYPWDERQIEVKNGTAKLKNGTLAGTTLPLLTGVENLVNWKICEIESAIALGTESPRKAIGLEGFSVGQKANLLRWHWQENTQQLTWQRLNLE, encoded by the coding sequence ATGATTAGGATTAGGAACGCGAGAATACCCGGATATTTAGGGTTACAGGAAATAGAGATTACCCCATTAAAGATGATTGAACAGATCAAGCCGATGGAAGAGGAAGTATTAGAAGAAAATCAACGAGCAATAATCGATGTAGAGGGAGATTGGATTTCTCTAGGGGGAGTAGACTTACAAATTAATGGGGGATTAGGGTTAGCGTTTCCCGATGTTACAGCCAAAGATTTACTGAAATTAGAAGACATTTGTGATTTTTTATGGACTAAGGGAGTAGATGGATTTTTACCGACCTTAGTCACGACTTCAGTAGAAAACTTTCAGCGATCGTTGTCAGTTTTTCAAGAGTTTATAGAGAAACAGAAAGCAAATAATCGTCTCACAGCCCAAGTCTTAGGAGTTCATTTAGAGGGGCCATTCCTCAATTATGAAAAACGGGGGGCACATCCCGAACAGTATTTATTAAAACCGAGTTTAGAAGCCGTAGAAAAAATAATCGCCTCTTATGAAAAGATTGTCAAAATCATAACTTTAGCGCCGGAATTAGAAGTAACCGGAGAAGTGATAGAAAATTTACACTCTCGCGGAATTATCGTCAGTTTGGGACATTCAGAGGCAACAGCAAAAGAAGCCAAACAAGCGTTTCAAAAAGGAGCATCAATGGTGACTCATGCCTTTAATGCAATGCCCAGTTTACATCATCGTGAACCTGGATTATTAGGAGAAGCGATAGTAACTGAAAATGTGTATTGTGGTTTTATTGCCGATGGCCATCACGTTTCCCCAACCATGCTGACAATTTTATTAAGAGCTTGTCAAGGGGAAAAAGGAGCATTTTTAGTCAGTGATGCCTTAGCACCGTTAGGATTACCCGATGGGATTTACCCTTGGGATGAGCGCCAAATAGAAGTTAAAAATGGAACAGCTAAATTAAAGAATGGAACATTAGCCGGAACAACTCTACCCTTATTAACCGGGGTAGAAAACTTAGTCAATTGGAAAATCTGTGAGATTGAATCAGCCATTGCCTTGGGGACAGAATCACCCCGAAAAGCGATCGGATTAGAGGGATTTTCAGTCGGGCAAAAGGCCAACTTATTACGTTGGCATTGGCAAGAAAATACACAACAATTAACCTGGCAACGCCTAAATTTAGAATAA
- a CDS encoding PHP domain-containing protein, translating into MVVTSATQAEAHNTTILREVWANINLNSCPYHYNFHMHTTCSDGKLSPVALIEQAVKIGLKGMAITDHHSTQGYKIAQEWLEELRLRQPLTLLPHLWTGIEVTSNLVGTEVHILGYGFNPQHSALTPYLQGTSPQGENAHAKRVIDALHQAGGLVILAHPSRYSRPAEDLVPLAAELGVDGIEAFYAYGNPKPWQPSSKQTEKALQLSEKYGLFTTCGTDTHGSNLLHRI; encoded by the coding sequence ATGGTTGTTACCTCTGCCACTCAGGCTGAAGCCCATAACACCACCATTTTAAGGGAAGTTTGGGCTAACATCAATCTTAATAGTTGTCCCTATCACTATAATTTCCATATGCACACCACTTGTTCTGATGGTAAACTCAGTCCGGTTGCCCTTATAGAACAAGCGGTTAAAATTGGACTTAAGGGAATGGCTATTACAGATCATCACTCTACCCAAGGATATAAAATTGCTCAAGAGTGGTTAGAAGAATTACGTTTACGCCAACCTCTCACTCTCTTACCTCATCTGTGGACAGGAATAGAAGTTACCTCTAATCTTGTAGGAACAGAAGTACACATTCTCGGTTATGGATTTAACCCCCAACATAGCGCCTTAACCCCCTATTTACAAGGCACAAGTCCTCAAGGAGAAAATGCCCACGCCAAACGGGTGATAGATGCCCTCCATCAAGCAGGAGGCTTAGTGATTTTAGCCCATCCCTCTCGTTATTCCCGTCCGGCAGAAGATTTAGTTCCCTTGGCGGCTGAATTAGGGGTTGACGGGATAGAAGCTTTCTATGCCTATGGGAATCCCAAACCTTGGCAACCCAGTTCAAAACAAACCGAAAAAGCCTTACAATTGAGCGAAAAATACGGTTTATTTACCACCTGTGGCACGGATACTCACGGGTCTAACTTACTACATCGTATTTAA